In Serinus canaria isolate serCan28SL12 chromosome 5, serCan2020, whole genome shotgun sequence, the following proteins share a genomic window:
- the GNG2 gene encoding guanine nucleotide-binding protein G(I)/G(S)/G(O) subunit gamma-2: protein MASNNTASIAQARKLVEQLKMEANIDRIKVSKAAADLMAYCEAHAKEDPLLTPVPASENPFREKKFFCVIL, encoded by the exons ATGGCTAGCAACAACACTGCTAGCATAGCACAGGCCCGCAAGCTGGTGGAGCAGCTGAAGATGGAGGCCAACATCGACAGGATAAAG GtgtccaaagcagcagcagacctGATGGCGTACTGTGAAGCCCACGCCAAGGAGGACCCTCTATTGACCCCCGTCCCGGCCTCAGAAAACCCCTTTAGAGAGAAGAAGTTCTTCTGTGTGATCCTGTAA